The following proteins are encoded in a genomic region of Struthio camelus isolate bStrCam1 chromosome 3, bStrCam1.hap1, whole genome shotgun sequence:
- the LOC104144989 gene encoding transmembrane protein 247-like isoform X1: MEELKENQTDIQLDVQRTQNNHNKKQQHEQMQEGIRDMPKSSYISDDAMENWNDKCPMDPWVKGETSALQPEVSTKAEELEQLCSKQVTAADIQLERMRWDSALARLKYKHEDNEKQRLHEEKMEQIHQQAAKRSFSQGLHDLLRPSNQYALFLCCFIFIHVIYTVRELAFFFVTKHYVFCFALVLCFILKKIFHDYNNKKKCS; the protein is encoded by the exons ATGGAAGAGCTAAAGGAAAATCAGACAGATATTCAGCTTGATGTACAGAGAACCCAGAATAACCAtaacaagaagcagcagcatgaACAGATG CAGGAAGGCATCAGAGACATGCCAAAATCATCTTACATCTCAGATGATGCAATGGAAAACTGGAATGATAAATGCCCTATGGATCCTTGGGTGAAGGGAGAAACCAGTGCTTTGCAGCCAGAAGTATCCACCAAAGCAGAGGAGCTGGaacagctctgcagcaagcaggtcACAGCAGCTGATATTCAGTTGGAGAGAATGAGGTGGGATTCTGCACTGGCTAGACTGAAATATAAACATGAGGATAATGAAAAGCAAAGGCTTCATGAAGAGAAAATGGAGCAGATTCATCAACAGGCTGCAAAAAGATCA tttAGCCAAGGACTCCATGACCTCTTGCGGCCTTCAAACCAGTATGCCTTGTTCCTATGCTGCTTCATCTTTATTCATGTTATTTATACAGTAAGGGAGCTGGCCTTCTTTTTTGTTACAAAgcattatgttttctgttttgctcttgtaCTGTGTTTCATTCTCAAAAAGATCTTCCATGATtacaataataagaaaaaatgttcttaa
- the LOC104144989 gene encoding transmembrane protein 247-like isoform X2, whose translation MEELKENQTDIQLDVQRTQNNHNKKQQHEQMEGIRDMPKSSYISDDAMENWNDKCPMDPWVKGETSALQPEVSTKAEELEQLCSKQVTAADIQLERMRWDSALARLKYKHEDNEKQRLHEEKMEQIHQQAAKRSFSQGLHDLLRPSNQYALFLCCFIFIHVIYTVRELAFFFVTKHYVFCFALVLCFILKKIFHDYNNKKKCS comes from the exons ATGGAAGAGCTAAAGGAAAATCAGACAGATATTCAGCTTGATGTACAGAGAACCCAGAATAACCAtaacaagaagcagcagcatgaACAGATG GAAGGCATCAGAGACATGCCAAAATCATCTTACATCTCAGATGATGCAATGGAAAACTGGAATGATAAATGCCCTATGGATCCTTGGGTGAAGGGAGAAACCAGTGCTTTGCAGCCAGAAGTATCCACCAAAGCAGAGGAGCTGGaacagctctgcagcaagcaggtcACAGCAGCTGATATTCAGTTGGAGAGAATGAGGTGGGATTCTGCACTGGCTAGACTGAAATATAAACATGAGGATAATGAAAAGCAAAGGCTTCATGAAGAGAAAATGGAGCAGATTCATCAACAGGCTGCAAAAAGATCA tttAGCCAAGGACTCCATGACCTCTTGCGGCCTTCAAACCAGTATGCCTTGTTCCTATGCTGCTTCATCTTTATTCATGTTATTTATACAGTAAGGGAGCTGGCCTTCTTTTTTGTTACAAAgcattatgttttctgttttgctcttgtaCTGTGTTTCATTCTCAAAAAGATCTTCCATGATtacaataataagaaaaaatgttcttaa
- the LOC104144989 gene encoding uncharacterized protein isoform X3, with the protein MEELKENQTDIQLDVQRTQNNHNKKQQHEQMQEGIRDMPKSSYISDDAMENWNDKCPMDPWVKGETSALQPEVSTKAEELEQLCSKQVTAADIQLERMSLAKDSMTSCGLQTSMPCSYAASSLFMLFIQ; encoded by the exons ATGGAAGAGCTAAAGGAAAATCAGACAGATATTCAGCTTGATGTACAGAGAACCCAGAATAACCAtaacaagaagcagcagcatgaACAGATG CAGGAAGGCATCAGAGACATGCCAAAATCATCTTACATCTCAGATGATGCAATGGAAAACTGGAATGATAAATGCCCTATGGATCCTTGGGTGAAGGGAGAAACCAGTGCTTTGCAGCCAGAAGTATCCACCAAAGCAGAGGAGCTGGaacagctctgcagcaagcaggtcACAGCAGCTGATATTCAGTTGGAGAGAATGAG tttAGCCAAGGACTCCATGACCTCTTGCGGCCTTCAAACCAGTATGCCTTGTTCCTATGCTGCTTCATCTTTATTCATGTTATTTATACAGTAA
- the LOC104144989 gene encoding uncharacterized protein isoform X4, with amino-acid sequence MEELKENQTDIQLDVQRTQNNHNKKQQHEQMEGIRDMPKSSYISDDAMENWNDKCPMDPWVKGETSALQPEVSTKAEELEQLCSKQVTAADIQLERMSLAKDSMTSCGLQTSMPCSYAASSLFMLFIQ; translated from the exons ATGGAAGAGCTAAAGGAAAATCAGACAGATATTCAGCTTGATGTACAGAGAACCCAGAATAACCAtaacaagaagcagcagcatgaACAGATG GAAGGCATCAGAGACATGCCAAAATCATCTTACATCTCAGATGATGCAATGGAAAACTGGAATGATAAATGCCCTATGGATCCTTGGGTGAAGGGAGAAACCAGTGCTTTGCAGCCAGAAGTATCCACCAAAGCAGAGGAGCTGGaacagctctgcagcaagcaggtcACAGCAGCTGATATTCAGTTGGAGAGAATGAG tttAGCCAAGGACTCCATGACCTCTTGCGGCCTTCAAACCAGTATGCCTTGTTCCTATGCTGCTTCATCTTTATTCATGTTATTTATACAGTAA